CTTCGCCAGCATTGATTGCTGTGTTTTAATAAGCTCGTTTTGATGTTCGATCTTTTCCTCTAACATCTGCATCCGGGAATTCAACTTCTCAAGAGTTGCAGCAATGTTAGACTGTTTTGCATAAGCGCAATTTGAGGCAACGAATAACAATCCTATAATAATTATAACTTTCTTCATATATTGACTTATGCCTCCTTATACTATTTATTGCAATTTGTAGCTATTTATATCCACCGACGCAGTGGGATAGGCGGTGTGGTTTAATAGCCGTAGAGTTTTATTATCGTGCTACGTTATTTAAATATGTAACACGAAGTGTTAAAAAAAATTAGATGTCTTTACCTGTCGATGCCATACTCAAGGTACAGTGCTTTATCCCTTTTATTGATTTTAATTTATGGACCAGATTTTGTGTATCGCGCGCATTGCCTTTTATCGCTAATATCTCCAGACAATTATTATGATCTAAGTGTATATGCTGAGTAGCCATGATCAAGGTTTGAAAATCATGCTGTATACAGGTAATAGTATTTAAGAGCTCTCTCTTATGATGGTCATATATTAAGGTAATCGCTCCGGCAACTTCTTTATCATGCTCCCATGATTCTTTGACGAGATCTTCACGAATGAGGTCACGCAACGCTTCAGATCGATTTTTGTAATTCTTATGCTCGATAAGCTCATCAAATCGTTTTATTAGATCTTTTTCTAATGAGACACCGAATCTATACAGTTCAGACATTGAGCTCTCCGTGTTACGAAAGTATAGAAAGTAACACATGTTATTTTCTGTGGCAAGTTATTTTTGAATTTTTTTTGTCATAGATAAGATATTCTTATTGTCTTTACGTCTATAGGAAAGATTATCCATAATATTTTTCACAAAATGTATCCCATATCCTCCAAGTTCACGGTCTTCGAGCTTTTTGTGTACGTCTGGACTCTCTACCGTGAGCGGATCAAAAGGATTCCCGTCATCTTCTACAATTATACATATTTCGCTATTAACCGTTTTAAGCTTTATAACGATATTGTGTTTTTCCTCATCACTATATCCATAGGTTATCGCATTAACAACAATCTCCTCAACTGCCAGATTGATATCATGCTCAAAATTCTCTAGTATATGGTGCTTTACACAAAATGCATGAAGCTTTTCTGTAAGCACATTAATCTCTTCAAGTTCATTTTTTATAACAATATTTTCTCTATCTATCACTTTTTACTCCTTCACTACTGCCGCAATATCTGAGTGCCATTAATGTAATATCATCGGCTTGCGGTGCACTTCCAGCAAACAGGGTAACATCCTCTAATATTTTATCCGCCATTTTTTTTGAGTCCATTTCATGGAATTTATTAACTTTATCTTTCAACCTTTCTTCACTGTAATCTTCTTCTTTCTCATTTATCGCTTCGGTCACACCGTCAGTATACAGTAAAAGCACATCGCCCTCCCCTAACACTAATTCCGAAGATGTATACTTTGCTTCTTCAAATACGCCTGCAATAGTACCTTCAGTACTATTCATATATTCTGACGCACTACCTGATCGCACCAAAAGCGGTGGATTATGACCAGCGTTCACATATCTGACCTTTCCTGATCTAATATCCAGCACTCCAAAGAAGAGTGTAATAAACATTGAGGAATCATTTTCCTTAATAAGCTCGGCATTTACCCTCTGAATTAATTCGCCGGGATCATGCGTTACTTGCGCAAGAGTCTTAATAAGAATCTTACCAATAGCCATAAAGAGTGCGGCAGGAACACCTTTTCCCGAAACGTCACCTATCACAAAACACAGATGATCATCATCTATAAAATAGTAATCATAGAAATCTCCACCAACCTCGCGAGCTGATTGTAAGAGCGCAAACAGATCACATTCTTTTTTTTCAGGAAATGTTTCCGGCACAAAACCCATCTGTATCCTATGAGCAACGCGGAGCTCCCCTTCCATTCTTTCTTTTGCTATCGTAGTTTCTTTAAGATTTTGTATATACTCTTTAAGAGAAACTCTCATACTTTCAAAACATGATGTTAATAAACCGACCTCATCGCGGGACGTAATCTTGGGTAGGATAAAATCCAGGTTTCCTTGAGAGACATCTTGCGTTGTTTTAGCCAGGAGTCTCAATGGACGAGTAATCGCGCCAGATATAAGGATAATAATTATACCAAGCACTATACAACCGATAACCGCTAGGCCTACATTCACTTTAGTCAGAGTATATATTGACGCCATTAATTCATCTTGCGGAAAAATAACGCCAAGCGCCCAACCGCTGGCAGGGATCGGGGCATATGCCAGCCAGTTCTTTTTGCGGGTGAGAGGATCGATTAATGGAATAAACCCCTCCTCACCGCGCACCATTTTCTGCCCAACCTCATGTAACGCATCATTGTCCATTTCTCGTGCAATATCAAATATGGTTTTGCGCATTACCATATTTTCATGCGGATAAGTTACAAATTTTCCTTTTTTTGATATCAAAACAGCATACCCTGACTCAGCAATCTTTACTGATGATACAATTTTCTGGAGCCATGCAAGACAAATATCCGCTGTCACAACACCCATACATCTTCTTTTCCCATCAACATTTTTATAAAACGGTACCGAATACGTTGCCATAATAATGTTGCCACCGCCTTTATCGTAATACGGCTCACTCCACACAGGCTTCGCCTGATCTTTTGCATTGCGATACCACGGTTGATCAAAATAATTGTATTCACTTCCATCAAGAGATGTCGATACGACCTTGTCGCCTTCTTTGTAATAGTATGGCGCGAAATACTTTTTTTGTGGATCAAAGGCATGGGGCTCAAAAGCTACTGTTGCCCCGAAAACCTCATTATTTTTTGTAACCGCAGAACGAAGCATCTCACTTATTTTTTCATTACTAAATGGTGCTTCTTCCAATAGGTATGCAAAATTTTCAGGTAGCTTTTCAACTCCCCGCAGTATTGATTCGATCTTGTTAATAGTAAGATTCACGGTATCATCTGCATTCTCACGGATCTTTTCAGCGATCAGTTTTCTGGAATAATGATAATTGTAGCTCAATATAACGACAAAGATAATAGAACTCGAAATGAGAATTGAGGAAATAAGTTTAAATGTTATACTGTTTTTCATTTTCATAGAATATTGCCTGTTATAACGCTCTTATTTTCTTACAATGTGACGGGTAGTAAACAGCTTCTGTAAAACTTTCCAAATGCCCAGATCTTCTTTTGCACGCATAATTGCGTCCCGCGCTTTTTCATCGCTCATTGACCTGGCAATAGCGGCAAGAATTTGTACCTGTACATCATCATCCTTCGGAACAAGGATCAAAAATATAAAATGTGTTGGTTTACCATCAGGTGAATCCCACTCAATACCTTCTGGAGACCGTCCAAAAATAATGACCGGTCTCTGGATAAAATCCACTCGTGCATGCGGTATTGCTATCTCATCTTCTATCGCTGTTCCCATATCATTTTCACGAACAAGAACAGTTTTAAATAAACTATCCACATCACCAATGCTTTCCTCAAAAGCCGCTTTTTCACAGAGTTCACGTATTGCAGCGTCTCTTTCATCCGTTTTGAGCTCTCCGATAACCGCCCTGCGTGAGAAATACTCTAGCAAGCTCACTTCTTTTCTTTTTCGTATAGAATAATCTAGAAGAGGCCCAAGAATAACGGTTGAAATAATCGCACCAAAAACTATCGCTTCAAATACGGGTTCAGATATAAGATTATGCTCAAGAGCCAACACACCGACAACAACTTGTATCGCACCACCGGGAATATGTGATATCGCAACTGTAAGCCTGTTTACTTTCGGTAATTTTGCAATCGATACTCCGATCCATGTACCAAAGAACCTCCCAAATGTGCCGACAACCGTAACAATGAGAACGAGAAACAGATCAAAGTTCTTAACAAAGTCGATCTTCAGACCAATACTCGCAAAGAAGAGCGGAACAAATACCGCATACACCATTTGAGATATAACCTGGCGTGTTCGTTCGGATAACGCCTTTGCTTCACCGGCCATAACACCGGCAATAAAAAAACCAAATAATGCATGGATTCCGATCTTTTGTGTAATCGCACCGCACGCAAGACCTAAGAGGCAAATAAAGGTGAGTGACGATGCGGGTTCAGGCATTTGCTTTTCTCTGATCTTTGAAATTGTATAGTTTGCGAATGTCCGGCCAACAGTCAAACATAACACGGTAAAACCAATTGCTGCACTCAACAGAAATACTATCTTTCCAAATGCCAGGTTTGCCTGAGTAAAGAAACCCAAAACTATGGTAAAAATAAGCCATCCAATAATGTCATTAACTGAAAGCGCTGACATAATTAAAAACCCTAAATCGGTTTTAGAAAGTTTCAGGTCATGCAATGCGCGGGCAACCGTAGGCAGAGCGGTAATTGCCATTACCGTGATCATAAAAAATGTAAATATCAGCCTCTGGTCAGGATTGATCAAATAGCGGCTCGGCAGGAAATAAATAGGCAAAAATGCAATTGCCATCGGGACAATAATATCGGTTAAGGCGATCTTGAGCGCATCACCCC
This sequence is a window from Candidatus Ancaeobacter aquaticus. Protein-coding genes within it:
- the nikR gene encoding nickel-responsive transcriptional regulator NikR, which gives rise to MCYFLYFRNTESSMSELYRFGVSLEKDLIKRFDELIEHKNYKNRSEALRDLIREDLVKESWEHDKEVAGAITLIYDHHKRELLNTITCIQHDFQTLIMATQHIHLDHNNCLEILAIKGNARDTQNLVHKLKSIKGIKHCTLSMASTGKDI
- a CDS encoding ATP-binding protein, translating into MIDRENIVIKNELEEINVLTEKLHAFCVKHHILENFEHDINLAVEEIVVNAITYGYSDEEKHNIVIKLKTVNSEICIIVEDDGNPFDPLTVESPDVHKKLEDRELGGYGIHFVKNIMDNLSYRRKDNKNILSMTKKIQK
- a CDS encoding SpoIIE family protein phosphatase, translating into MKMKNSITFKLISSILISSSIIFVVILSYNYHYSRKLIAEKIRENADDTVNLTINKIESILRGVEKLPENFAYLLEEAPFSNEKISEMLRSAVTKNNEVFGATVAFEPHAFDPQKKYFAPYYYKEGDKVVSTSLDGSEYNYFDQPWYRNAKDQAKPVWSEPYYDKGGGNIIMATYSVPFYKNVDGKRRCMGVVTADICLAWLQKIVSSVKIAESGYAVLISKKGKFVTYPHENMVMRKTIFDIAREMDNDALHEVGQKMVRGEEGFIPLIDPLTRKKNWLAYAPIPASGWALGVIFPQDELMASIYTLTKVNVGLAVIGCIVLGIIIILISGAITRPLRLLAKTTQDVSQGNLDFILPKITSRDEVGLLTSCFESMRVSLKEYIQNLKETTIAKERMEGELRVAHRIQMGFVPETFPEKKECDLFALLQSAREVGGDFYDYYFIDDDHLCFVIGDVSGKGVPAALFMAIGKILIKTLAQVTHDPGELIQRVNAELIKENDSSMFITLFFGVLDIRSGKVRYVNAGHNPPLLVRSGSASEYMNSTEGTIAGVFEEAKYTSSELVLGEGDVLLLYTDGVTEAINEKEEDYSEERLKDKVNKFHEMDSKKMADKILEDVTLFAGSAPQADDITLMALRYCGSSEGVKSDR
- a CDS encoding cation:proton antiporter, with the translated sequence MQFLSEQNIMLFLVQVFILLGCARGLGELFRRWKQPALTAEILVGVVLGPTLFGRYFPQLHSIIFPVDPIQQSMLMTVSWLGVLFLLLEIGLEIDFSSAWRQRGDALKIALTDIIVPMAIAFLPIYFLPSRYLINPDQRLIFTFFMITVMAITALPTVARALHDLKLSKTDLGFLIMSALSVNDIIGWLIFTIVLGFFTQANLAFGKIVFLLSAAIGFTVLCLTVGRTFANYTISKIREKQMPEPASSLTFICLLGLACGAITQKIGIHALFGFFIAGVMAGEAKALSERTRQVISQMVYAVFVPLFFASIGLKIDFVKNFDLFLVLIVTVVGTFGRFFGTWIGVSIAKLPKVNRLTVAISHIPGGAIQVVVGVLALEHNLISEPVFEAIVFGAIISTVILGPLLDYSIRKRKEVSLLEYFSRRAVIGELKTDERDAAIRELCEKAAFEESIGDVDSLFKTVLVRENDMGTAIEDEIAIPHARVDFIQRPVIIFGRSPEGIEWDSPDGKPTHFIFLILVPKDDDVQVQILAAIARSMSDEKARDAIMRAKEDLGIWKVLQKLFTTRHIVRK